Proteins encoded together in one Pseudomonas asiatica window:
- the thiC gene encoding phosphomethylpyrimidine synthase ThiC translates to MTKQEKAINLSESAQVDQQSVQPFPRSRKVYVEGSRPDIRVPMREISLDDTPTDFGGESNAPVLVYDTSGPYTDPNVVIDVRKGLADVRSAWIEARGDTERLAGLSSDFGQQRLNDAELAKLRFAHVRNPRRAKAGANVSQMHYARQGIITAEMEYVAIRENMKLQEARAAGLLDEQHAGHSFGANIPKEITPEFVRQEIARGRAIIPANINHPEVEPMIIGRNFLVKINGNIGNSALGSSIEEEVAKLTWGIRWGSDTVMDLSTGKHIHETREWIIRNSPVPIGTVPIYQALEKVNGVAEDLTWELFRDTLIEQAEQGVDYFTIHAGVLLRYVPLTAKRVTGIVSRGGSIMAKWCLAHHKENFLYTHFEEICEIMKAYDVSFSLGDGLRPGSIADANDAAQFGELETLGELTKIAWKHDVQCMIEGPGHVPMQLIKENMDKQLECCDEAPFYTLGPLTTDIAPGYDHITSGIGAAMIGWFGCAMLCYVTPKEHLGLPNKDDVKTGIITYKIAAHAADLAKGHPGAQIRDNALSKARFEFRWEDQFNLGLDPDTARAYHDETLPKESAKVAHFCSMCGPKFCSMKITQEVREYAAKIETVDVTVEQGMREQAERFRQEGSQLYHKV, encoded by the coding sequence ATGACCAAACAAGAAAAAGCGATCAACCTCAGCGAATCGGCACAAGTCGATCAGCAGTCCGTGCAACCGTTTCCGCGTTCGCGCAAGGTGTATGTCGAAGGCTCGCGCCCGGACATCCGCGTGCCCATGCGTGAAATCAGCCTGGACGACACCCCGACCGACTTCGGTGGCGAGTCCAATGCCCCGGTGCTGGTCTACGATACTTCCGGCCCGTACACCGACCCCAACGTTGTCATCGACGTGCGCAAGGGCTTGGCCGATGTGCGTTCGGCGTGGATCGAGGCACGCGGTGACACCGAGCGCCTGGCCGGCCTGAGCTCCGACTTCGGCCAGCAGCGCCTGAACGATGCCGAACTGGCCAAGCTGCGTTTCGCCCACGTGCGCAACCCGCGCCGTGCCAAGGCTGGTGCCAACGTCTCGCAGATGCACTATGCCCGCCAAGGCATCATCACTGCCGAGATGGAGTACGTGGCCATCCGCGAAAACATGAAGCTGCAAGAGGCACGTGCCGCTGGTCTGCTCGACGAGCAGCACGCCGGCCACAGCTTCGGGGCCAACATCCCGAAAGAAATCACCCCTGAGTTCGTCCGCCAGGAAATTGCCCGTGGCCGCGCGATCATCCCTGCCAACATCAACCACCCGGAAGTGGAACCGATGATCATCGGCCGCAACTTCCTGGTGAAGATCAACGGCAACATCGGCAATAGCGCGCTGGGTTCCTCGATCGAGGAAGAAGTGGCCAAGCTGACCTGGGGCATCCGCTGGGGTTCGGACACGGTCATGGACCTGTCCACCGGCAAGCACATTCACGAAACCCGTGAGTGGATCATCCGCAACTCGCCGGTGCCGATTGGTACCGTGCCCATCTACCAGGCCCTGGAAAAGGTCAACGGCGTGGCCGAGGACCTGACCTGGGAGCTGTTCCGCGACACCCTGATCGAGCAGGCCGAGCAGGGCGTGGACTACTTCACCATCCATGCCGGCGTACTGCTGCGTTATGTGCCGCTGACTGCCAAGCGTGTCACCGGTATTGTCAGCCGTGGTGGCTCGATCATGGCCAAGTGGTGCCTGGCACACCACAAGGAAAACTTCCTGTACACCCACTTCGAAGAAATCTGCGAAATCATGAAGGCCTACGACGTCAGCTTCTCGCTGGGCGACGGCCTGCGTCCCGGCTCGATTGCCGACGCCAACGATGCCGCGCAGTTCGGTGAACTGGAGACCCTCGGCGAGCTGACCAAGATCGCCTGGAAGCACGACGTGCAGTGCATGATCGAAGGCCCCGGCCACGTGCCGATGCAACTGATCAAGGAGAACATGGACAAGCAGCTGGAATGCTGCGACGAGGCGCCGTTCTACACCCTCGGCCCGCTGACCACCGATATCGCTCCTGGCTACGATCACATCACCTCGGGCATTGGTGCGGCTATGATCGGCTGGTTCGGTTGCGCGATGCTCTGCTACGTCACGCCCAAGGAACACCTGGGCCTGCCAAACAAGGATGACGTGAAGACCGGCATCATCACCTACAAGATCGCCGCTCATGCCGCCGACCTTGCCAAGGGCCACCCGGGTGCGCAGATCCGTGACAACGCCTTGTCCAAGGCACGCTTCGAGTTCCGTTGGGAAGACCAGTTCAACCTCGGCCTGGACCCGGACACTGCCCGTGCCTACCACGACGAGACCCTGCCTAAGGAATCGGCCAAGGTCGCGCACTTCTGCTCGATGTGCGGGCCGAAGTTCTGCTCGATGAAGATCACCCAGGAAGTGCGTGAATACGCCGCCAAGATCGAAACCGTGGATGTGACGGTAGAGCAAGGCATGCGTGAGCAGGCCGAGCGGTTCCGGCAGGAAGGCAGCCAGCTGTATCACAAAGTCTAA